The following are encoded together in the Hemicordylus capensis ecotype Gifberg chromosome 4, rHemCap1.1.pri, whole genome shotgun sequence genome:
- the ACOT13 gene encoding acyl-coenzyme A thioesterase 13, with protein MSHLTIQSLREVMKAVLESPCFDRVLNKMTVLSASPGKVICELKVEEEHTNRGGTLHGGLTATLVDVVSTAALLYSERGAPGVSVDMNITYMSAAKMGEEILITAEILKQGRTLAFANVDLTNKATGKLIAQGRHTKYLG; from the exons ATGAGTCACCTCACAATCCAGTCCCTCCGCGAGGTGATGAAAGCCGTTCTGGAGTCGCCCTGCTTTGATAGGGTGTTAAATAAG ATGACGGTTCTTTCTGCCAGCCCTGGGAAAGTTATCTGTGAGCTGAAGGTGGAAGAAGAGCACACAAACAGAGGAGGAACTCTGCACGGAGGCCTCACGGCCACTCTGGTGGATGTTGTTTCAACAGCGGCTTTACTGTACAGTGAAAGAGGAGCACCTGGAGTCAGTGTGGATATGAACATTAC GTATATGTCAGCAGCTAAGATGGGAGAGGAAATCCTGATCACTGCTGAGATTCTGAAGCAAGGAAGAACTTTGGCATTTGCCAATGTGGAtttaacaaacaaggcaacaggAAAACTGATAGCCCAAGGGAGGCATACAAAATACCTAGGATAA